Below is a genomic region from Alphaproteobacteria bacterium.
AGCTGGAACCTTGACATATTCAGCAAAACCACCCGAAATATTCATGCCTAAATCATAACCCGTAACTATAACTTCTTCGCCTTGCTTGAATTTAGCTGAATTAGCTTCTGCTACATAACCAGCCACATCAATACCCGGAATATGTGGATATTTACGCGTTATACCATGGTGACCTGTTAGCGATAAACAATCTTTGTAATTTAATGAAGAATAATTAACCTTAATTAATAATTCATCAGCAGCTAAAGCAGTGAAACTCTGTTGCTCTATTTGAACATTAAAATTTTTGCCTCTCTTTTTAACTACTAAAGCCTTATATGTGTTGTTTTGCATAAATATTATTATTTTAAAAGATGTACGAAACTTAATTTAAAATGTAACATAATACCAGATTAATTAATAAACTTTAAGCTATGCAAAAAACTTTCATATATTAGTTAATTTAAAAGTTAAACTCTAAGCTAATGATAAAGAAACTCCCGCGAAATTGTATGTTGCTCAATATCATACCAATAAGCTGAAGTGGCTTTTACATATTTAAAACATATATGCCTTGGCACATATATCGAGGAAATATTCTTAGCTTGATCATAATAAAATTCTGCCTCATTGCCAATAAATGCTAAAAAACTCAATATATAAATAGATGGGTATTTACCTTTAAATGATACCATCTCTATCATTGGTAAAGAAAGTGAATATTCACTAGAATTACCTATCCTTGCTAAACAGAAATTTAAATTGCTACCATAGAATTTTTTGTAAGCTTTTTGCTTGGCCAAAATATCTTGATGATGCTCTATGGAAAAAACTTCAGCAATGCGCCAATGCACAATCTTAGCTTGCTTGATTTGTTGTTTAGTTAAAAATTTAGCTGCAATTATCATCAATTTCGTCATTCTTGCTCTCCCTCAAAATGATTTTATTCATTTCTAAGATATAACATAAAAGCAAAGCTTAAGCAAAATTTATTTTGCTCTAGGGTGAAAATCTTTATATTTTTTATGTAAATTTTCTGCAGAAACTTTAGTATATCTTTCCGTAGTAGCCAAGGTTTCATGACCTAATATTTCCTGGATAGAGCGTAAATCAGCCCCATTATCCAACAAATGAGTCGCAAAACTATGACGCAGAGCATGCGGCGTTGCGTAATCTGGTAAATTATACTCTAAGCGTAATTTCTGCAGCTTTCTTTGGATAATACGCGGACTTAACGCAGCTCCCCTAACTCCTCTGAAAATTTCTTCATCCTCCGCTAAATTAAAGGGTAACAACTTTAGATAAGTGTAAATATGCTCTGCTAAATCAAGCATTAAAGGTACATAACGCTCTTTATTACCCTTGCCCAGAATAATTAAATATTCTGAGTTTAACTGTTTTTTAGTAAGAGATAAACATTCAGAAATTCTAATGCCAGTACTATATAATAAATAAATTATCACATAATCACGATAACTAACCCAATCTTGATTATTGCTTTTAAGCTCAGCTAAAACTTGTTCAAGCTGATTAAAACTTAAGGCTTTAGGTAAAGGCTTTGTTAATTTAGGGTGCTTTAAATGCTTGATTAAAGTAATCTCAGCCTGGTCACGCGCAATGTAAATTAAAAAACTTTTTAAAGCAGAAATCTCCCTAGATCTTGAATTGGCCGAAATATTTTCTCTAGCACGAAAAGCTAAAAAAGCCCTAAAATCATTCAAAGAGATAGAACTTAACTTAGTTAAAGAAATGGCTTGTGCGAAATATAAAGTGAAAAAATTAATTATAATTTTTAAATCACTATGATAAGCCGAAACAGTATGTTTAGAATATTTTTTCTGTTGAAATAAATAAGCTTGCCATGCCGCAATCTCTTGCGCTAAATCAGAAGTGAAATTTTGCGGCATGAACTTGCTCATTAATTATGCAATATTCTTTTGTCCAGAATTTTGCCAATCAGACATAAAACCAGCTAAACCACTTTCAGTTAAAGGATGTTTTGCTAATTGCTTAACCACTTTTGGTGGAATAGTTGCAACATCAGCACCTATCTTAGCACATTCAATTAAATGTATAGGATTTCTAATTGATGCAGCTAAAATTTGAGTGTTTAATTCAGGGTAATTGTCATAAATTGCTCTAATTTCAGCAATTAAACCTAAGCCATCATGACCAATATCATCATGCCTACCAATGAAAGGAGAAATGTAATCCGCTCCCGCTTTAGCCGCAAGTAATGCTTGGCTTGCAGAAAAACATAAAGTTACATTTACCGATATTCCTTGGCTTGATAAAGTTTTACAAGCTTTCAAACCTTCCCAGGTTAAAGGTAACTTAACAGTTATATTATCAGCTATTTTTTTAAGCTCTAAGCCTTCTTTAACCATTTCTGCAGCATTTAAGGCCGTAACTTCAGCGCTAACAGAGCCTTTTACTATACTGCAAATCTCAGTTAATATTTCTTTAAAATCTCTAGTTTCTTTTGCAACTAAAGATGGGTTAGTCGTTACTCCGTCAATTAAACCAGTTTCATTTAACTCCTTAATTTCAGTTATGTTTGCCGTATCTATAAAAAATTTCATTTGTCCTCTATATTTTAGTGAATTTTAGCTATATGCTGCATTTAAAATAAACCAGCAAAAGCTATAAATGAAGTATTATTTAATAATTGTCGCAAAACAAGCTAGTAAAGCACTATCAAACAGTGTTCTTGCTGATTTTAATAAA
It encodes:
- a CDS encoding tyrosine recombinase XerC, encoding MPQNFTSDLAQEIAAWQAYLFQQKKYSKHTVSAYHSDLKIIINFFTLYFAQAISLTKLSSISLNDFRAFLAFRARENISANSRSREISALKSFLIYIARDQAEITLIKHLKHPKLTKPLPKALSFNQLEQVLAELKSNNQDWVSYRDYVIIYLLYSTGIRISECLSLTKKQLNSEYLIILGKGNKERYVPLMLDLAEHIYTYLKLLPFNLAEDEEIFRGVRGAALSPRIIQRKLQKLRLEYNLPDYATPHALRHSFATHLLDNGADLRSIQEILGHETLATTERYTKVSAENLHKKYKDFHPRAK
- the fsa gene encoding fructose-6-phosphate aldolase; this translates as MKFFIDTANITEIKELNETGLIDGVTTNPSLVAKETRDFKEILTEICSIVKGSVSAEVTALNAAEMVKEGLELKKIADNITVKLPLTWEGLKACKTLSSQGISVNVTLCFSASQALLAAKAGADYISPFIGRHDDIGHDGLGLIAEIRAIYDNYPELNTQILAASIRNPIHLIECAKIGADVATIPPKVVKQLAKHPLTESGLAGFMSDWQNSGQKNIA